A genomic segment from Actinomyces lilanjuaniae encodes:
- a CDS encoding YdeI/OmpD-associated family protein, with the protein MTVTSEVVDGVPVVRARSLQEWRDWLEENGRRTSRVWLIVYKKGASQASVRFRDAVEHALCFGWVDSKAVRRDRDSCYLKFHQRSPRSSWGRASRERAERLTRAGYMRPEGQKVIDEAKASGRWDEHADAQNLVVPEDLRAALEADKQALARFSAFPPSSRRLILQWISSAKKPETRQRRITRTVELAAHNIRANHPSHRS; encoded by the coding sequence ATGACTGTCACTAGTGAGGTCGTGGACGGCGTTCCGGTCGTGCGTGCCAGGAGCCTGCAGGAGTGGCGCGACTGGCTGGAGGAGAACGGTCGGCGCACCTCGAGGGTCTGGCTCATCGTCTACAAGAAGGGCGCCTCCCAGGCCAGCGTGCGCTTCCGTGACGCCGTCGAGCACGCGCTGTGCTTCGGCTGGGTCGACAGCAAGGCCGTGAGGCGCGACCGCGACAGCTGCTACCTGAAGTTCCACCAGCGCAGCCCCAGGAGCAGCTGGGGGCGGGCCAGCCGGGAGCGTGCCGAGCGCCTGACCAGGGCTGGGTACATGCGCCCGGAGGGCCAGAAGGTCATCGACGAGGCGAAGGCCTCCGGGAGGTGGGACGAGCACGCCGACGCCCAGAACCTGGTCGTCCCCGAGGACCTGCGGGCCGCGCTGGAGGCGGACAAGCAGGCGCTGGCCCGCTTCTCGGCCTTCCCCCCGTCCTCACGACGACTCATCCTGCAGTGGATATCCAGCGCAAAGAAGCCGGAGACACGTCAGCGCCGGATCACCAGGACCGTCGAGCTGGCGGCACACAACATCCGCGCCAACCACCCCAGCCATAGGTCGTGA
- a CDS encoding DNA cytosine methyltransferase, whose translation MRKEVGTLSIRAVDLFCGVGGLTHGLARAGIDVVAGIDIDPACRYPYEANNEARFVEGDVNDLEASEVERLVGGADVSLIAGCAPCQPFSTYSRSGRSKRRGSDWQLVETFGRLVREVQPDLVTMENVPQLLDHPVFSRFVEDLSGYSVGWSVVQAARIGVPQTRKRLVLVASRLGDVGLPLSQEGKEARTVRQAIGGLRPIRAGESDPEDRLHVASRLSRVNLERIRHSKPGGTWRDWPEDLRAACHRKTSGATYPSVYGRMSWDEASPTITTQCFGYGNGRFGHPEQDRAISLREAAILQTFPPKYKFVRPDEPVRFNVLGRLIGNAVPVRLGEAVGQTLVAHAAQFTRPNHAVEAH comes from the coding sequence GTGAGAAAGGAGGTCGGCACCCTCTCGATCCGTGCTGTTGATCTGTTCTGTGGAGTCGGTGGACTCACCCACGGCCTCGCCCGGGCTGGCATAGACGTCGTAGCCGGGATCGATATTGATCCCGCATGCAGGTATCCCTATGAGGCTAACAATGAGGCGAGGTTCGTTGAAGGCGACGTGAATGACCTTGAGGCGTCAGAGGTAGAGCGGCTCGTCGGTGGAGCTGATGTCAGCCTGATTGCCGGGTGCGCGCCCTGCCAGCCGTTCTCGACATACAGCCGCTCTGGCCGCAGCAAGAGGCGCGGTAGCGACTGGCAGCTTGTTGAGACGTTTGGCAGGCTGGTGCGAGAGGTCCAGCCTGACCTCGTGACGATGGAGAATGTGCCGCAGCTGCTGGACCATCCGGTATTTAGCCGGTTCGTGGAGGACCTGAGTGGCTACTCGGTCGGGTGGTCCGTAGTCCAGGCCGCTCGTATTGGTGTCCCGCAGACAAGAAAGCGTCTTGTCCTGGTCGCCTCACGACTCGGCGACGTCGGCCTTCCCCTCTCGCAGGAGGGGAAGGAAGCAAGGACTGTGCGTCAGGCTATCGGGGGACTCCGCCCCATCAGGGCTGGCGAGTCGGACCCCGAGGACCGGCTGCACGTAGCCTCTCGGCTGAGCAGGGTGAACCTGGAGCGGATACGTCATTCGAAGCCGGGGGGGACGTGGCGTGACTGGCCCGAGGACCTCCGAGCCGCGTGTCACCGCAAGACCAGTGGTGCGACCTACCCGAGCGTGTACGGACGCATGTCCTGGGATGAGGCGAGTCCGACCATCACTACTCAGTGCTTCGGATACGGCAACGGGCGTTTCGGGCATCCCGAGCAGGATCGGGCCATCTCACTTCGCGAGGCCGCGATCTTGCAGACCTTCCCGCCGAAGTACAAGTTTGTGCGGCCCGATGAGCCTGTCCGGTTCAACGTCCTGGGCCGCCTCATAGGTAACGCTGTTCCCGTGCGCCTGGGAGAGGCGGTGGGGCAGACGCTGGTGGCGCATGCCGCACAGTTCACTCGTCCAAACCACGCCGTGGAGGCGCACTGA
- a CDS encoding thiamine ABC transporter substrate-binding protein encodes MDTAYFADRDLAAPSTFEDLADSDYAPLLVAIDPSTSSTGLAWMLATVGHFGTGAGSGFASYWKTLVEGGTRIDAGWSDAYYTDFTAGGGQGSYPVVVSYSSSPAYTLTDDGSATTTAALPATAFRQVEYAGVLTGAANPEGGRAFVEWMLSRAVQEDIPGQMYMYPVDAEASLPPELESFGPLAPDPVTVSPQDITAHREEWLSAWSGAVGA; translated from the coding sequence ATCGACACCGCCTACTTCGCCGACCGCGACCTCGCTGCACCGAGCACCTTTGAGGACCTCGCCGACAGCGACTACGCCCCCCTCCTGGTGGCCATCGACCCCTCCACCTCCTCCACCGGCCTGGCCTGGATGCTGGCCACCGTCGGCCACTTCGGCACCGGTGCCGGCTCCGGCTTCGCCAGCTACTGGAAGACGCTGGTCGAGGGCGGGACCCGCATCGACGCCGGGTGGTCCGACGCCTACTACACCGACTTCACCGCAGGCGGCGGCCAGGGCTCCTACCCGGTCGTGGTGTCCTACTCCTCCTCGCCCGCCTACACCCTCACCGACGACGGCTCGGCCACCACCACCGCGGCCCTGCCTGCCACCGCCTTCCGCCAGGTGGAGTACGCCGGGGTGCTCACCGGGGCCGCCAACCCGGAAGGAGGCCGGGCCTTCGTGGAGTGGATGCTCTCCCGGGCGGTCCAGGAGGACATCCCCGGCCAGATGTACATGTACCCCGTGGATGCCGAGGCCTCCCTGCCCCCCGAGCTGGAGTCCTTCGGGCCGCTGGCTCCCGACCCCGTCACTGTCAGCCCCCAGGACATCACCGCCCACCGGGAGGAGTGGCTGAGCGCCTGGAGCGGGGCTGTCGGCGCGTGA
- a CDS encoding MAE_28990/MAE_18760 family HEPN-like nuclease encodes MMALSPRYPQGRPVQPVGNDLGPKRRLEAALGMCEQLLDQVPVKGFKIDPGGGGNWDDVSIKELCERVGCRLVISRDVSQAAKRHIRDNMGALKLVKDRRNRLAHGSLSFVECCGETVTVGELKEVADAVSDYLREAVGCFDSFIAREIVGKRRRERRREVRVS; translated from the coding sequence ATGATGGCGCTCTCGCCACGATATCCTCAAGGCAGGCCTGTGCAGCCTGTCGGAAACGACCTCGGCCCTAAGAGACGGCTGGAGGCTGCTCTCGGCATGTGCGAACAGCTCCTGGACCAGGTGCCGGTCAAGGGCTTCAAGATCGACCCTGGTGGAGGAGGGAACTGGGATGACGTCTCTATCAAGGAGCTCTGCGAGCGCGTCGGTTGCAGGTTGGTGATCTCCCGGGATGTATCTCAGGCAGCCAAGCGCCATATCAGAGACAATATGGGTGCGTTGAAGCTTGTCAAGGACCGCCGTAACAGGCTGGCGCACGGCTCGCTGTCCTTTGTCGAGTGCTGTGGGGAAACCGTGACAGTCGGTGAGCTCAAGGAGGTTGCCGACGCGGTCAGTGACTACCTGCGAGAAGCCGTCGGCTGCTTCGATAGCTTCATCGCGCGTGAGATCGTAGGCAAGAGGAGACGGGAAAGAAGACGGGAGGTGCGAGTTTCGTGA